The following coding sequences lie in one Lolium perenne isolate Kyuss_39 chromosome 2, Kyuss_2.0, whole genome shotgun sequence genomic window:
- the LOC127335207 gene encoding ATP-dependent 6-phosphofructokinase 2, whose translation MDPIAATNSGGDRDASTPTSTTVTLPPLTLRDVPRLTSAPSAAIPNPISSHPYFNPPPTFYISPGDVSLRHAFFDFATGHPDPLVAYRRAGPRGSLALDPARARAALVTCGGLCPGLNTVLRELVVGLHELYGVRHVFGVAAGYRGFYGADDDHVLLDPAAVDGWHKKGGTALKTTRGGFDLSKIVDGMVARGYTQVYAIGGDGTMRGAVAIFEEIKRRGLSISITGIPKTVDNDIGIIDRSFGFQTAVEIAQQAIDAAHVEAVSAVNGIGLVKLMGRSTGHIALHATLSSRDVDCCLIPEIDFHVEGKGGLFEFVYERIKEKGHAVIVVAEGSGQELIPRTDEQKREQDESGNMLFLDVGPWLKSELGRWWKREHPGELFTVKYIDPTYMIRAVPANATDNLYCTLLAHSAIHGIMAGFTGFVPGPINGNYSYIPLEDIAVAKNPVDVNDHKWAWVRSVTDQPDFLKP comes from the exons ATGGATCCCATCGCCGCCACCAACTCCGGCGGCGACCGCGACGCCTCCACCCCGACCAGCACCACCGTGACCCTCCCGCCGCTCACCCTCCGCGACGTGCCCCGGCTCACGTCCGCGCCCTCCGCCGCGATCCCCAACCCCATCTCCAGCCACCCCTACTTCAACCCGCCCCCCACCTTCTACATCTCCCCGGGGGACGTCTCCCTCCGCCACGCCTTCTTCGACTTCGCCACCGGCCACCCGGACCCGCTCGTCGCCTACCGCCGCGCCGGCCCGCGCGGGAGCCTCGCCCTCGACCCGGCCCGCGCCCGCGCCGCGCTCGTCACCTGCGGGGGCCTCTGCCCGGGCCTCAACACCGTGCTGCGCGAGCTCGTCGTCGGCCTCCACGAGCTCTACGGCGTCCGCCACGTCTTCGGCGTCGCAGCGGGCTACCGCGGATTCTACGGCGCCGACGATGACCACGTGCTGCTCGACCCGGCCGCCGTCGACGGCTGGCACAAGAAGGGAGGAACCGCGCTGAAGACGACTCGAGGGGGCTTCGATCTCAGCAAGATCGTCGACGGCATGGTCGCGCGAGGGTATACTCAG GTCTATGCGATTGGCGGGGATGGCACCATGAGAGGAGCTGTGGCGATCTTCGAGGAGATCAAACGGCGTGGTTTGAGCATATCCATCACAGGGATCCCGAAAACTGTGGACAACGACATCGGCATCATAGATAGGTCATTTGGATTTCAAACTGCAGTGGAGATTGCTCAGCAGGCGATCGACGCAGCACATGTGGAGGCTGTGAGTGCGGTGAATGGCATCGGCCTTGTCAAACTTATGGGCAGGAGCACAGGCCACATTGCTCTCCATGCCACCCTGAGCAGCCGAGACGTTGACTGCTGTTTGATTCCTGAGATCGATTTCCATGTTGAAGGGAAGGGAGGCCTGTTTGAGTTTGTGTATGAAAGGATAAAGGAGAAGGGACATGCTGTCATCGTGGTCGCTGAAGGTTCTGGTCAGGAGTTGATTCCCCGGACTGATGAGCAGAAGCGGGAGCAGGATGAGTCCGGCAACATGCTGTTCCTTGATGTTGGCCCCTGGCTGAAATCTGAGCTGGGTAGGTGGTGGAAGAGAGAACACCCCGGTGAGTTGTTCACTGTGAAGTATATCGATCCTACCTACATGATTCGTGCAGTCCCAGCAAATGCTACTGATAATCTGTACTGTACCCTGTTGGCGCATTCCGCGATCCACGGGATCATGGCTGGGTTCACTGGCTTCGTGCCTGGCCCGATAAATGGGAATTACAGCTACATACCTTTGGAGGATATCGCAGTGGCCAAGAACCCAGTCGATGTGAATGATCACAAATGGGCATGGGTTAGGTCAGTCACAGATCAACCGGATTTCCTGAAGCCCTAA
- the LOC127335210 gene encoding cytochrome P450 724B1 codes for MMSMMVGELVLAAPAILLSLLLTLVMSHFLPLLLNPKAPRGSFGWPLVGETLRFLTPHASNTLGSFLDDHCSRYGRVFKSHLFCTPTIVSCDQELNHFILQNEEKLFQCSYPKPIHGILGKSSMLVVLGEDHKRLRTLALALVTSTKLKPSYLGDIEKIALHIVGSWHHGKASKITFCDEARKFAFSVIVKQVLGLSPEEPVTAMILEDFLTFMKGLISFPLRIPWTPYARAVQARKRISSTVNGIIEERRKTGSCKKDDFLNVLLSTNELSDEEKVSFVLDSLLGGYETTSLLISMVVYFLGQSATDLDLVKREHEGIRSTKGKEECLSSEDYKKMEYTQHVINEALRCGNIVKFVHRKALKDVRYKEYLIPSGWKVLPVFSSVHLNPSLHGNAQQFQPRRWEGAIQGTSKKFTPFGGGPRLCPGSELAKVEAAFFVHHLVLNFRWKIDGDDVPMAYPYVEFPRGLPIEIEPI; via the exons ATGATGAGTATGATGGTGGGAGAGCTCGTGCTGGCTGCTCCGGCGATCTTGTTGTCCTTGCTCCTGACGCTAGTGATGAGCCACTTCCTACCTTTGCTCCTGAATCCCAAGGCTCCCAGGGGCAGCTTCGGATGGCCCCTTGTTGGTGAGACCCTGAGGTTCCTCACCCCTCATGCTTCCAACACACTGGGCAGCTTCCTGGATGATCACTGCTCCAG GTATGGGAGGGTGTTCAAGTCCCATCTGTTCTGCACCCCCACCATAGTGTCCTGTGACCAGGAGCTGAACCACTTCATCCTGCAGAATGAGGAGAAGCTGTTCCAGTGCAGTTACCCCAAGCCAATTCATGGCATACTGGGCAAGTCCTCCATGCTGGTGGTCCTGGGGGAGGACCACAAGAGGCTCAGGACCCTTGCTCTAGCGCTGGTTACCTCCACAAAGCTTAAGCCAAGCTACCTTGGTGACATTGAAAAGATTGCACTGCACATAGTTGGGTCATGGCATCATGGCAAGGCCAGCAAAATCACCTTCTGTGATGAGGCAAGGAAG TTCGCATTCAGTGTGATAGTGAAGCAGGTGTTGGGGCTGTCACCAGAGGAGCCAGTCACTGCCATGATACTGGAGGACTTCCTCACCTTCATGAAGGGCCTCATCTCTTTCCCTCTTCGCATCCCATGGACCCCCTATGCCAGAGCTGTCCAG GCCAGGAAGAGGATATCAAGCACTGTGAATGGTATTATTGAGGAGAGGAGAAAAACTGGCTCCTGCAAAAAGGATGATTTCCTCAATGTGCTCCTGTCAACCAATGAGCTCTCCGATGAGGAGAAAGTGAGCTTTGTGCTGGACTCCCTACTAGGAGGATACGAGACCACCTCACTCTTGATCTCCATGGTTGTATACTTCCTTGGACAATCAGCTACAGATCTAGACCTAGTGAAG AGGGAGCATGAAGGCATAAGATCTACCAAAGGCAAGGAGGAGTGCCTGAGCTCTGAGGACTACAAGAAGATGGAATATACCCAACAT GTTATCAATGAGGCGCTGAGATGTGGAAACATTGTCAAGTTTGTCCACAGGAAGGCTCTCAAAGACGTCAGATACAAAG AGTATCTGATTCCATCTGGCTGGAAGGTCCTACCTGTTTTCAGTTCTGTTCATTTGAACCCCTCACTTCATGGAAATGCTCAACAGTTCCAGCCTCGCAGATGGGAG GGAGCAATCCAAGGAACAAGCAAGAAGTTTACGCCATTCGGCGGTGGCCCTCGGCTCTGTCCTGGATCAGAACTTGCCAAAGTAGAGGCTGCTTTCTTCGTTCATCATCTTGTGCTCAATTTCAG ATGGAAAATCGACGGCGATGACGTTCCAATGGCATACCCGTACGTGGAGTTCCCGAGAGGTCTGCCGATTGAAATCGAGCCAATTTGA